Part of the Perognathus longimembris pacificus isolate PPM17 chromosome 1, ASM2315922v1, whole genome shotgun sequence genome, TGGCTGCAGGAAGGAAAGACAATCAAAGACCATGTCAGAACAAAGGGAAATCCCGAGATTCTCTGATCTGTAACATCTTATTACCAAATACTATCTGAAATGAAATATCACTACAAAATGCAGACAAAAATAGTAGTTGAACTCCTAAATTGAATGTGTTCTTCATAGGACCTCACTGCCTTTATAGACATCAGAAAACAACTCCATGATTTCTCTTCACATGTAGGGACACTGAGGTCCTGTCCTCCAAGCCACTTAACCCAAAGGTCAAATAGGTAGATTATGTCAGTGGCAGACTGGGGCTATGTACCCTATTCCTCACACCACCATAAGAGAAGTCAACTTGATTAGCAGCTCAAGGAGATTAATTCAGGGATTAATTAATCAAGGGTGTTAATTCAAAGTTTGACCACATTCTTTCTTGGATTCTGTCATGCAAATTTATTACTTTGGCATTTCTTCACTATTCAAATGACATGTTGGAAAGGAAACTTAAATCTGTAAAAGTTTGCTATGTGAATATTTGCCTTTTCAAGATCTTACATTCCAAATTCCTCTATAGACTCAACTTCATCACTTGTCAGAAAATGACATGAAATTGAAAAGTCCTGTTATGCTCCAATCCTAAAGCATGAGAGGCTGAGTATGAAGATCAATTAATCACACTGCATAGAGCAGAAATTGTAATGTCCAAAATTGGTGAAGGGAAATGAGGACGATGAGGAAGGCTATTGACAGGTACTGGGGTTAGTCATTTTTATTGGAGTGggggtagggaggaaggaagaacacATCCTGTTTATTTGTTCCCATCGTTCAGTTCGTTTCACCAAATATTTACAGTACACCTGTGCTGTGCTAGCACCAGTTCTCACTTCTGAGCAAACAGGACAGTGTTTGAAGTGTGACTCACATCTTGAAGTCCATTTCCTTTTAGAGATAGTACCTCTGCTCTGAAATTTTAAGCTGGGAAGAATCTTAAAGCTTACTCAGAATCTGAATTCAGTGACTGACTAGAAATAGGATTGAAGGCTGAGAATGCTTGAattctggaatgttctttccTGAACTACTACTTTACTGCTTCACCAGTCACCTAAGATTGCAGTATACTAATGTTGCAGACTCCTGATCAGTGGTCAACATCTGTAGCAAAGATGATAATTCAGCCACTGGACGGACCCTGATTGAACACATTCTGTATGGGAGACACTCTGCTTAGCCTTGGCACTGGTGGTAGGTGACCAGGCAGATCAAGTACCTGTGATTTGTAACTCCTTCATGTTCACAAGGTGGACAgacaataataagtaaataagaagCTTGATTTCAACCAGTCATAAATGTTATTAAGGAAATCAGACACCATGATTCATCAAGAATGGGCTCTTCAAGGATGTAACATTTAGACTCAGACCTTGAGGAAAGTCACAACTCTTAATATTCTCAGAGTAAAGTCAGGGGGCCTTATAAGACCCTAACTCAAAGAGCTACAAGGTTTCACCACAAGACTGCTCTGTTCTTCATTGGTGGCCAGACATAACAAGGACTGGAGTAAGAGTGTGGGAAGGTGGGACTGCCAATGGAGACAGAGGCAGCATTGTGATTGAGTTTTTTGGCAGGTGGCTCGTCTTTTCAAGGTTCATCAGCAGCATAAATACACCTTAGTTCTTGGAGAAAGCTCTGTGTAGAGCAGGTGAGGGCTTGGTGCCTGGAGTTCCCAGGAGCAGAGTAGAACAGGAGCAGCCGTGTGAACCAGCCAGCCCAGCGCTCTCACAGAAGGAGGCAGCTAGCTGTTGACTCTTGCCGGAGGACACAGGGTTAGACATAGTTAAATCTATAATCATTATCAGCTACATCGACATGTTGTAACTGACTTACTTTCATTACATCCTCCCCCCAACAATGGCTCAATGTCCTGTGAATGTTTTGCCTGCTGAAGCAAAAGATGTTCttatttaaataaatcatttcaTGGTCAAAGGAAGCTTTTGTTACTGCACAGTCTACTCCCCTTTTATTCTTATTACTCAATAAAATAGAGAAATCTGTATTACAGGCAAGCACTGTGTAAGGAAGACAAAAACTGCTGTCAACGAATTTATTCTAAGTGCATGTTAACCCTGGATGACTTAGTCATGGGAACGTGTATTTATTACTAACTTAAGAATGGATCTTCCACAGATCCTAACATTATAAGTTTCTAAAAAAGCAGTCATTGTTTGTGGCTGACCTTTAAGTATAGAAGTAATATAAAAAATAGCTTGTTTCTTTAAAGTTGAAGACCATGCTAATTAACAGGATAATTCATAGCAGTACCCAACAGtagaaaatttgttttgttaaaaTCACTACTGAAGTTGACTGAGTCAGCATTGGAGGCTGGGCCCAGAAAGTACTACTTTATAGTATAGAATGAAATAGGAAGGATTTGGAGAAGAAGAGATAAGAGGATTTCAAATGAGGAAGTAattggtgggggcggggtggcacACTCAGAGCTTGGCCTGTGCCTGAGCCTTTTTCACAGGACAGAATGGGAATATGAACATACATCTGTGGTCTATTTGGGGAGCTTTTAGGAAGTGGCCAGACTGCCATTGCACCATTCCTATGATAGATACAGTAAGTTTTAGCAGCCAGAGATATCTGCTGAAGAATTTGAGGAACCTTTGGCTCACTGAATTTTCAACATCCTTGGTGGATCCTAGATATCACCTGTTGCTTGATAATTTGTcaatatttgtattatttataaGTTAAACAGTGTCTTGACAGCTTATGGGGCAGGTGGGTGATTTTGATCCAAAATACCTTCTGTCCCAACATAGTCATTGCAAGGTCAATGATATAGGATCATAAATAGGAAACTACTCAAGTCTAAGGTTCATGACCTTTTGGTCATGAACAtgtcagagaggaaaaaaattcacTTATATAGTCTATTCAATTTATTCTTGGTGCTTTTGTCAGAGAGGCTACCTTCATATCCCAGCAAATTCATTTTTAAgtatactttattctttttacacaaatattttcttttagttttttgaaaCCTGTAATCTTACATCACTGGAATCAGTAGTAAAAGTTTTATCTCTTAAAGTTTGTTTATCATGTTCATTCAATCCAAAGTTCATTTTCAGGTATGGACCAACTCTTTACCAGGAAATACTTTATATGaatgatattttttttaacacaatgGGCTCCTTTTTCTCTTATGACTTGCATCAGTCAAGAATGAGTGTCTTTGATAAATAATTCTTGAAACCCACAAATCTGAACTTGGATCTTAAAGGACGAATTGTCATGACCCAGCTTTTCTGGTTAATACCACAAAAGTGGAGGAACAGGATTCCTTTTACAAACCATAATGAAAGTGAATAGGGCCTCTAGTGGTCAAAGGTGTCTACTTCCTGGTGAGGCACCAGAACCTACCAGGATCCCTAGAACAGAACCAATCATGGGAGTCTGTACATTAACCCTCGGTCACTCCCTCCATATTGGTATTCCCCCTTAAACTTTGGAGAATACCAAGAGACTGTGCTTTGTGACTTTGGGGacatattttttttcatagttCCACAGAATTATCAGAAGGACCAGATGCCAGCCATGcaccagtaactcacacctgtaatcctaggtactaaagaggctgagatctgaggatcaatgttcaaagctagtaggagaaggaaagttggtgagacttttatctgcaataaactactaaaaaaagccagaagtagaactgtggctcaagtgatagagtgctacccatgagccaaagaagctcaggcccagagttcaagcctcaggacacacacacacacacacacacacacacacacacacacacacaccaataaaagGACATCACACCTATTGAGATGGCACATGGAGAAATGCTCAGTTTTGAGCAAGGGGTCTTGAAAGACCTGAAACAATCAGATCGGCATAAAGTACTTCTGTACTTCATTATGTAAGTTGGAGGTCCTAATATGTTGGCACTCTTCTTAGGAGCAAAAGCATTATTCAGCTTTCTTTCAGTCAATATAGACATGAAAACCTGAAGCTTTTTCTGTACTATTAACTCTTTTGTCTTCCTCTCTGAGAGAAATAGCAATGTCTGTCCTCAGGTTTCTCTAGTAAGTGTTGGGTTTTTGTTCCAATACCTGATACACTGTCACTTAATAAAAGGATGTTGATGATTCCTGAACCTTGCTTTTTCTACACTGGGATGATCCACACAAATATTcccatgtaaatatatatttatataaactcTTAATTTAGCCAGAAAGACAATAAATTTCTTAGCAACAGATCTGCCATTCTGTGCGATACTTTCAGATACTTTAGTTAGGGCTAAGAATGCacaagttgttgttgttattgttgttgttttgatattGGTAcaattaagtagttgtagaaagggatTGCAATTCCATAGGTCAGTTTATGATCATACGACTTCTTTGTCTATAtcacccctccttccttctcacccATTTTCTACCACAGTAGAAGTTTTATTGATCCAGCTGACAGGTGATGAACTCTTTGTCTATGACTCTTACTATGTATGACCCAACCGTTTTCAgagtggtcttgaactcaagtatACTTGCATTTTATTCTGTGAGTTTAAAATTGTGACCTGAAGTAGCAGAATTCAAATGAATGTGTTTCATGTTGAGGGCAGAATGCAGAATGACTAGcatgtctttcttttctccctcttttccacaGGTTAACCTCAGAGCCACAGATGTCAGGCTCATGCGCCAGTTGCTCATAATCAATGAGAGCATTGAGTCCATTAAGTGGATGATTGAGGAGAAAGCCACCATTACCAGCCGAGGCAGCAGCCTCAGTGGCAGCCTGTGCAGTTTGCTGGAGAGTCAGAGCACCTCCTTACATGGCAGCTACAACAGCCTACAGGATGGCAGTGATGGAATGGATGGCATCTCTGTGGGAAGCTATCTGGACACTTTGGCAGACGATGTCCCAGGTCATCGGACACCATCAGACTTGGACCAGTTCAGTGACAGCTCCATAATAGAGGATTCACAGGCACTATCAAAGCATCCCAAATTGGATTCTGAGTACTACTGCTTTAGCTAATGacccaggttttttgttttgttttctgcacgGGACTGGTGTGCAATTAACTTGTATGCATTCTTCTACTCTGCTGCTATATttttgatgtgatttttttaatgaggCAACCTTTTTAAAGAAGGTTATTTTCAAAGTGCTTAATGACATTTCTGTTGCTCCTAACATTGCTCATCTAgactgatttatttttctctatcacatctttatttttatttatttacagttaAACATTCTCCCTTCTCTTACAGTAGCATAGACAAAAGTGGCAGGGGAAGAATAAGCAATAATGatgtctttgcttttgttttcagagTAAGGGGTCAGGGATTACAAAGAAAGCTTTGCTAAATTTTACAATAAACCAAAGTATGATCActattaattttgttgttgtgtttttaaatGATTCAAGATTTTAACTTCCAAAATATACTGAgatatatttgtgtttatttgttaCAATGGATAAAATACATGGATCAAAACTTACATGATTCCAAGACTATAGTGTCCTAGTATGTAATCTGTAATtcatacatttcttcttttttttaaccagtcctgggcttgaactcaaggcccaagcactgtccctggcttctttttgcttgaggctagcactgtactacttgagtcacagctccaattctgtttctttctgtatatctggtgctgaggaaacaagcccagggctttatacatgctaggcaaacactctaccgtgaagccacattcccagcccttattcatACATGTCTATGAGTCCCTATGGAAGCTCCTAGCTCTATGCAATGTGTTCTACTTACCCTTGACACTATATATTATCATTTTGTCATCAATAACTTTAACTCAAATCACAGATCTATTGCACTGATCATTGCAATGAACAATTGAGACTAGATATGAAAGTGACTAGAAGTGAAGGTATCCTGCATTAGatgtattttaatattcattgacattttcttttatacATTTTGATATTCTGATATATTGTATAAGCTCATGGATGCATAACTACAGATGAATAGGTAGATATGTAGATCATAGATATCCTTGAAGCAAGGCAATTATTTACTTATGAAGCCCCACAtagtaggttttttgttgttgttttgttttgtttttgttcagtcccgagccttgaactcaaggcctgagcaatgtccctggcttctttttgctcaaggctagcactctaccacacataGTAGTTTTTTAATCCTGGGGGTGTAATCTCTGAATTTTTGGAAGTGGCACCTGGAAATATAACCCATGTAGTGAGTGAAAACATTTAGTTCTGATGTGATATTTGATAATATCACATATCAATACTCTCCATTTTACTTACCTTGCTGATTCCCAGTGAggtatttaaaatttcaaaactatCCTTTATAGTATACTTTTTTCACTAAATACTTcacaaaaaaaatgaatcaaaaagtcTCATTTGTAACTGAGAAACATCCATACTCAAGAAATATATTGAAACTGTACAAGGTATAAGTCTATAATTTACGGGAGTTCTTTTCCCATgagtttctctccccccccccccccccacccctgtgaaCACATCAGCACCATTTATTCAGAAAACACCTCTTACAGAAGGTTGGAGGGACAGGTAACTTGGTCATAAGAATAGCCCCTAAAGTGGGGATGGCCTGATTTAGTCAAGGGAGTTTCTTGATGTAATTCTTATCATATCAATCATAAATCTCATCTTTGAATCATCACCATTCTGTctgcccttctttccttcctcccttctttcctccctctcactcttccatccttcctcccttccttctttccttcctcccttttaaaattgctttttccaGTGTTGAGTATCTagcccagggccttgagcatgctaggtaatgttctaccactgaactacaatgCCAAACCACCAGTCCATGTTTAAAGAAGCTGAGAGATGTAGAAGGCTGATAAGTAGGTTAAATCTCCCAGTAACTGTCAATCTAGAATTTGAACTTTGCTCTATCTGATCCCTATCAGTGACATTTAGTAACCTCTTTTCTACTTATTGACATTAAAGGATAAAATacagataaaaaagcaaatttagctccaataaagttttttttaaaaaaatgcaaccaACTGTTGTCCCGCTGATCTGTGTCTTTATGTTTCCCAATACTGAACCTGCCTGGCCTTTATTTGAATTCACAATCCTGAATTAGGTTTATATTGAGTGGTAATTCAGGAAGTTGGCCATACACCACTGGTTCCTTTCTTTCtgcatacttttatttttaacctagCAAAGGCGGTTTGgtcagttattgttttgttttagtctgGAACCAAACCAGGCAATTTTTAGCACAGATTGTTTATGAGATTAAAATTCAAGGACACACATTTTGACTCAACAGAGAAAACCTCTGAGAACTAAGACAGATGCATATCAAACAGAAATATGTAACCATATGTCTACAGCATTGTAAAGAGAACGCCCTTAGCAAGAGGAAAATGACAGATAGCAACTGAAGAAACGAGCAAATTCCAACACCTTCAAAACCCATCCTTTACCCAGAACGAGTTACTCACAGGAACATCTCTGTTCTTGGATCATAGCTTCAGATTATGAACTCAATctggcaactttttttttgcaccagtttcctcttgtttattttaaaatctagatCCACTATAAATTCTCTGTCTgtagaaaaaaatcatgcaagTATAATGTGGGAGAAATACATGCAGTAGCTTTCATTTCTACAAGACACTTCAAGGAATCTGTAATAAACACTGGCAGAATAGTTGAGAAGCTTTTACTCCTTTAATAAGCTTCAATATTTTATATGCTTTACATGTCTCCCAATAATATTTGGCAAAAATACAATTGTGTGCAATATAGATTG contains:
- the Lurap1l gene encoding leucine rich adaptor protein 1-like, with protein sequence MEDGPLPDLRDIELKLGRKVPESLARSLRGEEPVPGERDLDPRGGGGDGCGSSNSSGNCSFPPSSSSSSSSSPTSGSLRRSPSGTLERLKTKLHLLRQEMVNLRATDVRLMRQLLIINESIESIKWMIEEKATITSRGSSLSGSLCSLLESQSTSLHGSYNSLQDGSDGMDGISVGSYLDTLADDVPGHRTPSDLDQFSDSSIIEDSQALSKHPKLDSEYYCFS